ATTTAACACTTAATGGGAACACTTTAGGATAAAATGATAATGAAAGAAGAAGGTGAAgatcacacagcacagcagcagcagaggaggtcaAATGAATACATCCAGCGCCTTTATAGTGAGGTCAAGCATTTAGACAAACTTTGGTTTTTTATATCTGCAGGGTAAGAACGAGCTTGATAAGACTTAAGCAATAAGCTTTGTAAAGTAAATTGTCGAAAATTGCATCAAATTGAGACCCAAAGACTCAATTTGAACCACGAGGATATAAACAATTCACACCCcattaaacattattttgaGTGTCTGTCCATCTGGATGATGCAGCAGATAAGTGAAAGCCCTCTCTACAGCGTGCCATTTCATTGgaggctcagcagcagcatcagcagcagtcaGTGGCTCCAGGGCCTCCAGCTGGGGCTGGTTGCTGCCTCTGCCTACCAGCACAAGGCTGAAGGGGGGTTGTGGGAGGTGAGTGGTGGGCAGGCCACAGGATTACCCTGGGGCACCTCACTTATGCACCAGTAAAGAAAGCTGAATttcacctctgtctctctgctaaGAATGTTTGCTGCCCTCAGCAATTTGATTTGACAAAGTGAGCAGTAGTGAGAGCGCTGCACACGTCATGAAAATTATCACGAATATACTGGAGAATCAGAGGTCAACACTTCATAATCCTGGAGtctgatatataaataaaagcacaagacGATGCAGATTTTTGAGTTTATCATTATTTGCATTAACAGTGTATGGGAATCTACAGTTTTAAGATCTGCATACAATATTACATACGCTGACAGCTGAAGTCTGTATACATGAAGTTACATTTTTGAGGACGGTTTGTGGTAAATtaaaaaacatggaggaggatTCTTTACAACAATCAACTCTCTGCAGTGTGACaccaaatattaaaataaaatgtgacacgACAAAGAGATAAACTGTGAAAAATCAAGAAGAAATTTTAATACTGCCCAAATAATAACTGTTTAATTTAACTGTTTATACGCTGAACTGTGATCACACAGTACATtaatggcaaaaaaaattattattgcTTTTCTGGAAGATAGCCATCAGCAGCTCAGGTTACTGTGTGTTTGACTTCAACCAACTGTGACATCTCTGCACCATCCAATGAATAAAAGTCACCTGGTCAGCAGTGTGTATGCAATAATTTCTAATGACACTCACATAATAATCAAAGCTGTAGTGAGTCGAGGGTTTGTAGGGGGTGAAGAATCACTAAGAGCTACAACAAATCCGCATTactaaaagagaaagaaaaaaaatctctcaaTCACCATGTAAGATTTTAGGGACTCAGGCACCATATACAAAATGTACAAACTCTTATTACAGTATGACACTACTGCTCAGCATTAGTGAATCCTCTGTATATGTGTGAGCATGCACCAACATTGCTTTAAGGGCACTGCTGGCTAAACTGAAAATTAAATTGCACAGGAGCGGCTacaaatactgtaaaaaaaaattatatatatatcactggAATTAAAGGTAACACTGGGAAGTATTTGACAAGCAGGCAGCTAACAGGTCTGAGTTCAGCATGCTGATGTGAGATAGGAGGCTGGAAGCAGAGGTAGCCTAAATTCTGTGCAAGTAACACAAACTGCTGTCAGTCCATTCACAGCTACTACAGAGCAAGTTTTCTGCGCTATTATATCATCAGGGGAGTAGAGGCTTATGACAGAAAAGACTCAACACAAAGTGGGGTTATGCATTAATCAGCCAACTAACTAATTAATGCAGTTTAGTCTAATGCATGTCAGCCAGTGGCAGAACGAGCTGCGGCCGCTTGCTGGTGTCCATTTACTGTTTCTGCTGAAGAGACGTCCCTCAGTGATCTAAAAGCTGGGAGAGGCCAGCTGCTGCTAGGAAAGCCCAAACATGCTCGGAGCTCTCGAATCATTTGAATGActtgatgaataaataataattacactGAAATGTCAAAAAAGGCACGCACAAAAATCACAGATGTAGGCATCGGGCAAAATTGGCACAAAAGCATAATAGCATGCTAAGAAATAAAGAAGCTGGAAGGGGAAAAAGctgacagaagaaaagaaaaagaaaatatttagtACAAGGACAATGATCAGGAAAAGGGAGCAGAAAAAAGTAACCAAAAcaatacacatgcacaaaagCAGTAACTCCCGAATTTCAATGTACCCAGAATCAGCCTAGAACAGTTACACCTGCCACGTGTCAGTCAACAAAGCTTTTTGGTTTCATCCGAGTCCTCTGGCTATGTCGTTTGAAATACATATGCAGTTAGTATATAGTTGTGCACATACAGCCAGTAGTGGGATTTGTAGCTCAATATATACACAGTTATTGCAGGTTCCACTTGACAGCCGAGCACTTGTTGCACACCTGGCCAGGCTCTGTGTGCTTTGGAAGAGGGGAGGCTAGACTATCGTAGTGTTACTTAGTCCGGGGACTAGGCTGAGAGACGCTAAGGCTGCAGCTGGACGGTACCTTTGACACAACAGGGAGCAAAGAGAGCAACAGGAAGTTGTCACCAGTAGAAGGAGCGTGTCAGGAAGTTGGCGGCTGTGCTGAGCCAGCCCATGCCGTCTGTGATAGATCCTGCACGTGTGACGGCCTTGTCCTGCTCATCGGACGGACTCTCGTCCTCAGGCAGGTAGTCTGGGATGTCTGTGTTCTCTTCTACCAACACGGCTGAGCCCTCCTGGAAGGGCACCATCAgctgcacataaaaaaaaaatcttcctcaCCATAAACACACTAaatttgtattaaaaaatatttggtGGTCAACATAAAGCTTAATAGTTTgacaacagaagaaaacaattGTCTTTTCAGGTCAAAAACACATGGCTGAGGCAGGTCTGGCCCCTGCTGGTTACATAAGGTACTGCAACAAATCAAACCTTAGAACTTGTTGGAAATAGTGATGCTGTTAAAAGCAACTAGGACCAGTCACATCTCTAGAAAATAGCAACAAGGCTACAGGCTGTGGCAGAGATGTGACTAATCATGTCAGTCTGAGGGAGTCTCAGCCACAAGTGGAAAGAACTACACTGTGTGcacgacagacacacaaacaaacaacacacaggcaacacaatGAACTATTAACTGCCTCCTCTAGAACAATGTCATACAAAACGGTATAAGGTCTGAGAATTCAGCCGTCCTtacctctcctccatcctccgtCTTAACCACCTGCTGAGCCTTCATTACTTTGGTGGAGTTAATTGCTGTTCCCAGAGCCTGTGAGGAAAAAACATTTCCTTTGTGTTAGTCAACATATCTACCATCTCAACATAGAGTAGAACACAGTTTAATGACACTCCAGGGCCAGCTGTCCTGTATTAAAagggttttattttctttggcaAGGTTAGCTTACCTGGTGTGTCTATGCAGTTTTTTTCAAAGCATCTGTGACAAATAAATATAATGCAGGTATTGACATACATGCAAACAGAGTGGTTTCTGTGCCTGGAGAGATACAGACCTCGGCTTTAAGGTCAGATCGGATCCTGACAACACATCTCTTCACAGCCATCTGGAAGGTGAAGCTTATGACTCCTCGAATCTTTAGCAAGGCCTCCTCACACAGGCTCCTTCGAGTCTGATGGCAGAAagagacagatgtgtgtgaaatAATACCATAAAGATCAACAGTGTTATTTTATTCCATTTTAAAGCTGTTTAGTGTGgacttaaaaatacatttcaaagaAATACAGTTATATCTCTCTATTTTCCAGCTGtcacagtgttgtgtgtgtttctgctgtggtgATTGGGATGCAGCTCACCAGAGGCCGTCTGTCTGCTGTAATGTAATCTGGCTAGGTGCAAGTTTCCTACAGAGCAGCATTCAGGTTCAATCTCAGCATCCTGCTGTTCAATGGCTGACATTTACAACCTGACCTCTCTGCCCTCCTATCATGTGCCAGATAGACACTCCTAAGAAGCTTTGGCAACACTGCGattatgacagcagcagcagacatgcgGAACTGAGGGGAggtattttttgtttgtgtgtctggacATCACAGATGCAGGCCAGTGGGCTGTGTTCAGTCCTGAACACCCTCTGTGAGCACTTACAGAGTCATCTAGTCCATCGATGTGGAGGACGACAGTTTTGGCCCTCTTGTTGTTGGAGCCCAGGAAAAACTGGGCTTTTCGCCGGCAGGAGGCGGCAGCTGCCTCGGCCTGTTCAGCCTCCTCTTTACCAGCTGCCTGCAGAATCTCGTAGATCTCAGAGGCCAGCAGTTTGGTCTCTCCAGGCGACGTACTCCTTCAggtgacagaaaatgaaaaaaaatgatctcACATTACAGGATCATTTCCAAAAGGTGTTTTACTTACACACAAGTGGTCAGTGCCACTCAATGGGTGTAATGCAGGTGTAAATGTAAGAATAAGTCAATTAGATCAGTatctctctgagagcagagaTGTGATCTGTAGATAGAGCTGAATGAAACTAATCTCCCTGGTGACATCCTTCCTGTAGATTTAAAGTGGATATAAGAGACACCCACATTCACATGCAATGAAATTATAAATGCCACATGTCTTAGTGCAACTGTGCCATCCACTACACAACATTGAAGTTAATTAGGCTCATTCTGCACAAAAAAATGATTGAAGAGCACATTTTAAAGGACAGCATTTAACTTCAGGAAGCAGCATGAGGTCACTTGCAGTAGTAGCACCAGAACTGAAGGATCCTGGGTTACCCCTCCAGCATATACAGCTTTACATGTCAACAAGTCATCACTCCTTCTATGGTAACCACATATGACATTGACTGGCTGGCATAGCCACCCCTTGGGAGTGTGGTGATCCCAGCATTGGTTTGCAGAAACCCGTCTgcctttcagaaaaaaaacactctttaGTGGATGTATATTTTTACCATTTAATACACTGCATGAGTCAATGCAGTCAGGCAACTCCTCCACAAATTTAACATCTTAATTAGCCGGAAAGACTAAAACATGTTCCGTGCAGCCATTTTAGGCACTCTAGCTTAGCCATGTGTCCCACTCTGTCCAGCTATGATCGACCTCTATCCAAAGTTGCTGCTGATTCTGCAGGGCTCATCTTGATATAACACCGATTAGCAGAAGTGACTGGCTTCGCCACGGGGTGAAGGGTCTTTTCACGAACCTAAAACCTAGCGTTCTCAACTGTGACACCCCCTAAAACTATATAAAATGGATGACCAAAATATGCATGCATAATCATTTTTTAAGTAAACCAAAAAATATCATGTGTGCCAAATACTCAACTAACCACCCAATGAAACAAGCAGACATTTATGCCTATGCCAGTCAAACCACATGAGTGGACCCATCAAGAATCTTTAGAGATGACAAGCTGCATTATAATCTGTGGCATGCACAAACAGCATTTCAAATGTATTGCCACCATCCTCTAATTCAGCTTTAATCACATTCATCCTGACACGGCAAAcagaaggacagcatcctgtTTGGAAAACTCTGCAGACTGGCAAATATTGTTcatgcaaaacaaaagaaattctAGGTTATGGTGTTATGTGAAGAAAGTGCattgtgagcatgtgtgtgtgtgtatgacgtGGTGGACTTGCTTCTGCATGACATTCTGCAGACTCAGCATCATGCCCAGCTCGCCCTTCATCTTCTCCCTGTTGGCTCGACATTCTGCCAGGTAGCGCACGGCCTGCAAGGACAAGGTCAACTGTTATCTATCCAGCACTAAAAGCTGACAGACACTTTGTGATATTAAACATAGAGCGcttcaaaaataggcaaacatgTGCAATGATAAAATATTACATAAgcactctacacacacacacatgccctcaCATTGTGTTTTACCTTCACAGCTAACTGGCAAGGAGTCACTATTACATAAAGCCACTTAAATGTGTACTCGCAAGTCACACACTGAACAAATCGGGAGCCTGGGCAGGAAGACTAAAATGTTATTTATACCACAGCAGACAGTAGATGTCACCATTGCACAGTGTTTCAAAACCTGCAGTCATTTTAAAGCCACCACGTGTCAGCTAGACTGTGTGGGACGTGGTGGAGAAAGGAATGGCCTTTGAGCCACCACTCTAAGAGACCCGCTGTGACATTCCTGGACCGTCTCTCTTTGTATGCTGGGATTGATTATTCACACTAGTATAGTTTTCCTCAGTGGAAACCACTTACTACTAGAGCTCGAGCGATATAGGAATTTCTACACCGATACCAATATTTGGGATGTAAAAATCtgatatatatgtacatattttcTTTAATGTATTTTTCCTTCAACAAACACAGCTTCTCCTAATATCTGttatgtgtgctgtgtgatgaGTCTAAGCCATAACAATGGAGTTAAAtataaaagttaaaaataaacttaaaattCAAGTTAATTATACACTTTTATCCCCAAAACCCACTGCAAAGCTTTACATTTTGATCAGACATACAAAATGTTTGACAAGTTTGTACATTTAACACCCTTCTACCAGGCCTACTACTactataattattattattatacaaggtcacacttgtgtgtgtgcatgtgtgcatagCTAACACCTTATTTCCCTTAGTCACAATGTCAACTTGTTTATCCCTTTACCAAAACTCCATCCTATCATTATTGTATCCTTCGTCATTTTGATAGCACATTTGCTGCCTTCTTAATGATTCTTACCGTTATTAAAGCTATGTTCTTCATGTGACATACAGCAGATATCAATAGATCGGCAAATACCTCATATCGGCCGATAATCGGTGGAGCTGTACTTACTACAAAAGAGGTTATTATGTAAATGCCTTAaggaaacaacaaataaatgcatGCTGCTTACCAATAGTGCAGAGTAAACCACTTGTGGGTTGGGGTGGTCTAGGAAAAGGATAAGACCTGGCAGACAGCCTTGGTCTTCGACTATGGCTCTTCGATTCAAGGGGTCTGCAGCAAGATCTCGCAGCTGGTTTACCACAGTTAGTGCATCCAACTCCGCACTCATGGTGCCTCTTGTCTTAATGCCACACACATCAAACCAACCTTCACTCTACTGAAAACAAGAGATGAGATATACAGGTTGAGGATCCAGCACACAACTGTTGAGAAATCATGCCAATAGTTACACTCAACAAGGATATGATTTAAACAGATACATCTAAAATATACAAGCCAGTCTATAGTAAATCATTATTTtgtgtataaaaaaatgttgctgttaATATTTTACATGCATTTGGCTGGTGCTGATACATTTATATATGGAAACCCTGACTAGGTATAAAAATTCTAACTTGAGTGCAATATACTTAAGATTACAACTCATGTGACATGCAATAACTAACTGAATATGACTTACTTTGTCTATAACCTGTTTGAGTTTGAGTGAAATATGTGACTACACCAACTGACTGATTAGTGACTCTTGATAAGTCGCTCATTGTGTTCTTTTGACAAGACTGCAGATGTAATTATAAAACAGCAAATAGCTtagcatgctaagctaggcAGATGTTAAAGTTATGCCGTTTCATGTCATTACTTTGCTGCTAGCACGGGCAAGTATTTTTAACGAGTCaaagaagaaatgttttttCCAAAGACACTTCCACGACCCCCAACCTCACCTTAAATCACGCCCTGTGGTACACAGACGGTCCAGCAGCTAAGCTAGGCTTAGTTAGCAAGCGCTAATGTCAATTATTATAACATACCTTTTAGTCAGTTTTCATGAAAAACACGAGACAGTCCCGCTGGCCTTGATTACAACAGATACCAAAACGACGCAACCAATAAGAACACTATTTGGACCTTATATTAAAAACACTGTAACAAAACAATTTCACTAGCATTAGGCCAGCGCCTCTTTCTTTACAGGGCTTCTTTAGCTAGCAGCTGTGCAAAGTGTTTGGGTTTTGGGGCACATCGAAGGGTACAGCTGTTTTACGTTCCAGGACATCCCACTTTTCCACAGGGATTCAGCTGTTTAAGTGTAACATGTCCCCGCCGGGAAGTGTAGGCAAATATAACGAACGTACACAGACGTCCTGGCAGGGGATTGGATGTTATATTTTGATTGACTGCTAAAATAACAAATCATCTGACAGATTAGTTTTGTACGTTTAAGATAATTGGACATTTTGCTTGTCAATCAAATAGGAATAGCCAATAGTGACGTTTAACTGTCACACTTTATCCTTTGTAATCCATACAACCCCATTGGCTTATAATGCATTCCATGGTTCTTCCCACATTAGTAGTCACCTCCTGTTGTCCATCAGGCTGAAGGTGGAAAACTTTACAAAGTTGTCAGCCTGCGTCAGTCTGGTAAGTTGGATTCAAAGTCACCTACAGCCGATCTCTGAATGCGGCTATAATGTGAACACATGTGTCGTTAGTTGTGTATCATATGTTTTTGGAAGCTAGTAATTTGTGTGTCCTAAAACATTACTTCGTGGTAAGTTGGTGTAAGCTAGCTTGCTGTCGTTAGCGTCAGTTAGCACATGCCCGCTAACACAAAGTTAAAAATTGCTAGTTTAATTTAGCATAGCAAACAAATTggataataaatacataatcgAGTATGATGTAAGTTAACATCTGTCTGAGTCGGGACTGACATCTgcatgtcttgtttttgtttgaccAAACGCCGGGAAAACACAACGTTAGCTGGAAACATAACGTTGCCTTAATTATGTGTTTTCAGGGTTGTAACAGAAAATCGGAGCTAGAAAGAAAAGTAGAGACCATGTAAAGTAAAAATTACTAAAGCAAAATGTTTAAATCCTTtaatcagatttatttattaaagcgATAATAGCAGTAATGTCATATAAAAATACTCATTTACAAGTACAATTCCAAGTGCTAGCAGTAAAATGTAGTACTGCATTTGATCAATATCGCCTGCAGCAGTGGATCTATAgtaaacagagcagagaaacatgAGTTCTGGTCAGACacttaatagtttttttttaacacagctATATTGTGGAGATGTAAAGCTCCTTgagtgttttatgtgtttgatTATGATTCACTCACTTTTCTAGATGATCATTTGGAGATGATGTTGACACATGGGACCATCTATCCTTGTGAAACACATCAACAGCAATGAGTAACGAGTATGCGAGGATCGAAATGGACCTGGTATGTGTATCGATATCTTTTAGTGTCTCTTAAACCCCCTTTTGTGCTCTTATTACCCATTTATATTACCCATTTAAGcacaatgtaaacacaacagcTTTGTGGTTATACCAGTTTTCACCCCTTTAGATGTCACAAATTGTGTCATCAGTCAGTTAGCGCTCACACATCATTTATTTATCACAGAGTAAAATAAGTTATGTAAAAAGGGATATTTGTTTCTCTCCTGTTTGCATTGATTTAAACACCTTATCTTTAACTGATATAATGTGTTAAATTTTTGTGGTAAATATTGTGTTTTGCAGGCTTTCGGATCAGCAAAGCCCTATGGGTCCTCCAGAAGTATTGTGAGGAGAATAGCCACTAGCCTTCCTATTAAACCCTGCCCCAGGGTTCATTTCCAGGTGAGGCAAGGTTGCCATCATCACAATTGTTTATAGTTCATAATATATAGAAGCACACTGTTGCTCTTTTGAGTCCttcctttctcttctttctttccgCCCGTCTCTCCTGAGTGTTAAAGTCACGTGACAACAAATCCCTCTTCAACATTTGTTTGCCCCTTCCTGTCAGGCTGTTTTCATGTATGAACCATAAACAGAGTGGGTGAAGTCACTGTTACAGAGTTCTGTGTGGGTTCAGAAGCTTTACCGGTTTCAGTTCAGTTCCATGTTTATTTAATATCTTtacttttctgtctctttcagcacTGTGCTgtcccttcttttcttctttttctcttcagctCCCCTCCTTAGCACTGAGGAATGCAGTATGTCTGCTTTAGGTCAGTTTGTTCAACAACACTGGAGTGATTATAGACCTGCTGAGCTACCTAAACCTTGTATGAACAATGTATAGATTCCTTCCCTGTCCTTACTTAATGACTGGTTGTTGAAATGCAGTATTATAATGTGTGTTAACGTGGCTTTTCTTTCTAACTGGTAGCTTTATCCGTACACTGAGGACGCTGGTATTCTGATTAGTTCGAGGAGACAGAAAGGCTTGGTTGCCTCTCTGGCTGATATTGCCTGGCTCGAcaaagctgaggaggaagatgatttTGGTAGTTCCAGGTGAGAGCGGGGTAGTATTCTGAAAGAGTATTGAAGAGAATTCTGCTATTAAGAGTGTCAGGATGAACTTCTAATAATTTTTAAAACAGGTCAAATATCCCACTGGGACTTGCATTTCGAGCCCAGCAGCCTCAGAGAATACCTCTACCTCGCCGGAGGTCACTACCCAGCATGCATCAGAGTGCTGCTGACCCTCAGGGGCCTACAGCTGCAAATGATGAGGCCATTCAGAAGATCAGCGCACTGGAGAACGAACTTGCAAAACTCAGAGCCCAGATAGCACAAATTGTACTGGCTCAGGAAAAGAGCGCACAGCCAGGTACCTCTTAattttaaacagtttttcagGAGTATACC
This portion of the Parambassis ranga chromosome 20, fParRan2.1, whole genome shotgun sequence genome encodes:
- the armc1 gene encoding armadillo repeat-containing protein 1, whose amino-acid sequence is MSAELDALTVVNQLRDLAADPLNRRAIVEDQGCLPGLILFLDHPNPQVVYSALLAVRYLAECRANREKMKGELGMMLSLQNVMQKSTSPGETKLLASEIYEILQAAGKEEAEQAEAAAASCRRKAQFFLGSNNKRAKTVVLHIDGLDDSTRRSLCEEALLKIRGVISFTFQMAVKRCVVRIRSDLKAEALGTAINSTKVMKAQQVVKTEDGGELMVPFQEGSAVLVEENTDIPDYLPEDESPSDEQDKAVTRAGSITDGMGWLSTAANFLTRSFYW
- the mtfr1 gene encoding mitochondrial fission regulator 1; the protein is MSNEYARIEMDLAFGSAKPYGSSRSIVRRIATSLPIKPCPRVHFQLYPYTEDAGILISSRRQKGLVASLADIAWLDKAEEEDDFGSSRSNIPLGLAFRAQQPQRIPLPRRRSLPSMHQSAADPQGPTAANDEAIQKISALENELAKLRAQIAQIVLAQEKSAQPGACTGTPPQPSGSMPPPPPPPPPPPLPPPNLQRTFSAIDLIKERRGKRTDCQTVLDSKPAEIPNMLDVLKDMNKVKLRSVKSRPVEGDAKEKPKEPADPAALIAEALKRKFAHRYRHSSGQDDTEDFQLPVPEVKPQSETPLFGQHMLKATGKRKLI